A DNA window from Mya arenaria isolate MELC-2E11 chromosome 17, ASM2691426v1 contains the following coding sequences:
- the LOC128224872 gene encoding uncharacterized protein LOC128224872 has product MLDGRIVCLFKLVILLWNAAATESSSVSDELAKLNKVVGDILKNQHDRESRIERLEEEMKRLNEKLEYQTEKLDRQDDVMRQQKSEIQQQKARIEVLTHTIDELVTINEHSNDEGTPNDETVVLSGQPNEHQVVKQLVRRGVKLVRQVELGTAVAFLATMGSHNVHSGQNQPLIFERVVTDIGNAYNPHIGTFIAPVDGVYSFSVTLLSASGFISHYYIYKNNTAICHLTLYHPSSETYTSMSQTAVLQLKKGEDVSIRNLDADKTTYGDNYSTFSGFILWETYAHPEIVGKK; this is encoded by the exons ATGTTAGACGGAAGAATAGTTTGCCTTTTTAAACTAGTGATACTACTCTGGAATGCCGCCGCTACTGAAAGCAGTTCCGTTTCAGATGAGTTGGCGAAACTAAACAAAGTTGTGGGTGACATTCTTAAAAACCAACACGACAGAGAGAGCAGAATCGAAAGACTTGAAGAGGAAATGAAGAGACTAAATGAGAAACTTGAATACCAGACTGAGAAACTCGATCGTCAGGATGATGTTATGAGGCAGCAGAAAAGtgaaattcaacaacaaaaagcCCGTATTGAAGTCCTCACGCACACAATCGATGAACTGGTGACAATAAACGAACATTCTAATGACGAAGGAACACCGAACGATGAAACTGTTGTTCTTTCCGGTCAACCGAATGAGCACCAAGTAGTCAAGCAGCTCGTTAGACGTG gtGTTAAACTGGTTCGACAGGTGGAGCTTGGAACGGCGGTGGCATTTCTAGCCACTATGGGAAGCCATAACGTTCATTCGGGCCAAAACCAACCTCTCATCTTTGAACGagttgtcactgacattggaaaCGCCTACAACCCACACATCGGCACCTTTATCGCTCCGGTGGATGGCGTATATTCATTCTCGGTAACTCTGCTCAGCGCAAGCGGTTTCATTTCGCACTACTACATATACAAGAATAACACGGCCATATGTCACCTCACTCTCTACCACCCTTCGTCTGAAACGTACACGTCCATGTCTCAGACAGCAGTCCTGCAGTTGAAAAAAGGCGAGGATGTTTCTATAAGGAACCTCGATGCAGACAAAACAACGTACGGGGACAACTACAGCACATTCTCTGGCTTTATCCTCTGGGAGACATATGCACACCCTGAAATCGTTGGCAAGAAATGA